From the genome of Nakamurella flavida, one region includes:
- a CDS encoding LLM class flavin-dependent oxidoreductase produces MTTLGVVHLPQNPPEKLREVARAADAAGLDELWLWEDCFLTGGVSTAAAILAWTERLGVGIGLLPVPLRNVALTAMELATLEAYFPGRTVPAVGHGVLDWMGQVGARAASPMTLLREYTTALQALLRGDTVTTDGRYVHLDGVALDWPPAAPPRLLVGATGPRTLQLAGELGEGTVLSSNTTPDEVRAARVEIDRGRATAGRGEPATIAVFVIAATGPDAAQRLDRELRRWNYDPARDIGIAGGADDVATAVRRWTDAGADTVVLQPTLDEPDVIGFVEFVAGQVAPLVR; encoded by the coding sequence ATGACCACGCTCGGTGTCGTCCACCTGCCCCAGAACCCGCCGGAGAAGCTGCGGGAGGTGGCCCGGGCCGCCGACGCCGCCGGGCTGGACGAGCTGTGGCTCTGGGAGGACTGCTTCCTGACCGGCGGGGTGTCCACCGCGGCGGCGATCCTGGCCTGGACGGAGCGGCTGGGGGTCGGCATCGGTCTGCTGCCCGTCCCGCTGCGGAACGTCGCCCTCACCGCCATGGAGCTGGCCACCCTGGAGGCGTACTTCCCGGGCCGGACGGTGCCGGCGGTCGGGCACGGGGTGCTGGACTGGATGGGCCAGGTCGGCGCCCGGGCCGCCTCGCCGATGACCCTGCTGCGCGAGTACACGACGGCGCTGCAGGCCCTGCTGCGCGGGGACACGGTGACCACCGACGGCCGGTACGTGCACCTGGACGGCGTCGCCCTGGACTGGCCGCCGGCCGCCCCGCCGCGCCTGCTGGTCGGCGCCACCGGACCGCGCACCCTGCAGCTGGCCGGTGAACTGGGCGAGGGCACGGTGCTGAGCAGCAACACCACCCCCGACGAGGTTCGCGCGGCCCGGGTCGAGATCGACCGCGGGCGGGCGACCGCGGGCCGCGGCGAGCCGGCCACCATCGCCGTCTTCGTCATCGCCGCCACAGGACCCGACGCGGCGCAGCGGTTGGACCGCGAGCTGCGGCGGTGGAACTACGACCCGGCCCGGGACATCGGGATCGCCGGTGGTGCGGACGATGTCGCCACAGCGGTGCGGAGATGGACCGACGCCGGGGCCGACACCGTCGTCCTGCAACCCACTCTCGACGAGCCCGACGTGATCGGCTTCGTCGAGTTCGTCGCCGGGCAGGTCGCTCCGCTCGTCCGCTGA
- a CDS encoding YczE/YyaS/YitT family protein yields the protein MRRVIQLFLSCGVLGIGVGLLLAADLGSDGYSTLINGATRASGLPFALVNISIGLILVLLAWLKGARPALGTVVQPVVTGLVVGYVLDLVPAGLSLPARIGLLVIAFVILSFGVAGYLGSRFGAGPAEALSTAWDPPVPFRWSYSAFQFAGAVAGWLLGASIGVATVLVIVLLGPAVDLLGRRFATLSPHLRPA from the coding sequence GTGCGCCGGGTGATCCAGCTGTTCCTGTCCTGCGGGGTCCTCGGCATCGGGGTCGGCCTGCTGCTCGCCGCCGACCTCGGGTCGGACGGCTACTCCACCCTGATCAACGGCGCGACCCGGGCGTCCGGGCTGCCCTTCGCCCTGGTCAACATCTCCATCGGCCTGATCCTGGTCCTGCTGGCCTGGCTCAAGGGGGCGCGGCCGGCGCTGGGCACGGTGGTGCAGCCGGTGGTCACCGGGCTGGTCGTCGGGTACGTGCTCGACCTGGTGCCCGCCGGGTTGTCCCTGCCCGCCCGGATCGGGCTGCTGGTCATCGCGTTCGTGATCCTCAGCTTCGGGGTCGCCGGGTACCTGGGGAGCAGGTTCGGGGCCGGCCCGGCCGAGGCGCTGTCCACCGCGTGGGATCCGCCCGTGCCGTTCCGGTGGAGCTACAGCGCGTTCCAGTTCGCCGGGGCGGTGGCCGGCTGGCTGCTGGGCGCCTCGATCGGGGTGGCCACGGTGCTGGTCATCGTGCTGCTCGGGCCGGCGGTGGACCTGCTGGGGCGGCGGTTCGCCACCCTCAGCCCGCACCTCCGTCCGGCCTGA
- a CDS encoding aldo/keto reductase, protein MSSVPNITLNNGVQIPQLGFGVFQIKPADTVEAVTTALEIGYRHIDTAQMYGNEKEVGQAVAQYDIDRADVFITSKLNNNQIGRDDALSAFDQTLKDLGVDTIDLFLIHWPLPTVRDYVETWKAFEEIYASGRARSIGVSNFQKSHLDKLKAETDTVPAVNQIEVHPYLTQEALRAVDAEYGIATEAWSPIAQGNVLDDPAITAIAEATGKSPAQVVLRWHVQLDNIVFPKSVTPSRMKDNFEIFDFQLTDDQVASISALNKDERTGPDPDVFDMVPPKK, encoded by the coding sequence ATGAGTTCGGTCCCGAACATCACCCTGAACAACGGCGTCCAGATTCCGCAGCTCGGTTTCGGCGTCTTCCAGATCAAGCCGGCCGACACCGTCGAGGCCGTGACGACCGCGCTGGAGATCGGCTACCGCCACATCGACACCGCGCAGATGTACGGCAACGAGAAGGAGGTCGGGCAGGCCGTCGCGCAGTACGACATCGACCGCGCCGACGTCTTCATCACCAGCAAGCTGAACAACAACCAGATCGGTCGCGACGACGCGCTCTCCGCGTTCGACCAGACCCTGAAGGATCTGGGCGTCGACACCATCGACCTGTTCCTCATCCACTGGCCGCTGCCGACCGTGCGCGACTACGTGGAGACCTGGAAGGCCTTCGAGGAGATCTACGCCTCCGGTCGCGCCCGCTCCATCGGCGTCTCCAACTTCCAGAAGTCCCACCTGGACAAGCTGAAGGCCGAGACGGACACCGTCCCCGCCGTCAACCAGATCGAGGTGCACCCGTACCTGACCCAGGAGGCGCTGCGCGCGGTCGACGCCGAGTACGGCATCGCCACCGAGGCATGGTCGCCGATCGCCCAGGGCAACGTGCTCGACGACCCGGCGATCACCGCCATCGCCGAGGCCACGGGCAAGAGCCCGGCCCAGGTCGTGCTGCGCTGGCACGTCCAGCTGGACAACATCGTCTTCCCGAAGTCGGTCACCCCCAGCCGGATGAAGGACAACTTCGAGATCTTCGACTTCCAGCTGACCGACGACCAGGTCGCCAGCATCTCGGCCCTGAACAAGGACGAGCGCACCGGGCCCGACCCGGACGTGTTCGACATGGTGCCGCCGAAGAAGTGA
- a CDS encoding ketopantoate reductase family protein, with amino-acid sequence MTRYVIVGAGAIGATLGGRLAQADRDVVLVARGEHAAAMAERGLTLRDPAATVTVHPPVATAPEDVDLTVDDVVVLTVKTHQVLAAVTAWADRPVRDGGAVVGTAGELLPFVTAQNGVSSEELCLRYVDRVFAACLWMPVVLLEPGEVWVRSSPLSGVYQVGRVPAARTDPRDAAFLDRLVADCAAAAVEIQRPAEVLAWKYRKLLANLGNGVQALLGDGDPEVKRFVGLARDEALAVLAAADIEPVDPDEQRAGVGGKTDPKPIPGQPAGMGGSSWQSLARGTGSIETDYLNGEIVRLAHVHGVPAPVNTVLARLCRQAAARRDAPGSVTADQLDAALAHPRTA; translated from the coding sequence ATGACCCGTTACGTGATCGTCGGCGCCGGAGCCATCGGAGCCACCCTCGGTGGCCGCCTCGCGCAGGCCGACCGGGACGTCGTCCTGGTCGCCCGCGGTGAGCACGCCGCCGCCATGGCCGAGCGCGGCCTGACCCTGCGCGACCCCGCGGCCACCGTCACCGTGCACCCCCCGGTGGCCACTGCGCCCGAGGACGTCGACCTGACCGTGGACGACGTGGTCGTCCTCACCGTCAAGACCCACCAGGTGCTGGCCGCGGTGACTGCCTGGGCCGATCGGCCCGTGCGTGACGGTGGCGCGGTGGTGGGGACCGCGGGGGAGCTGCTGCCGTTCGTCACCGCGCAGAACGGGGTGAGCAGCGAGGAGCTGTGCCTGCGGTACGTCGACCGGGTGTTCGCCGCCTGCCTGTGGATGCCCGTCGTCCTGCTGGAACCGGGCGAGGTGTGGGTGCGCTCGTCGCCGTTGTCCGGGGTGTACCAGGTCGGCCGGGTCCCCGCGGCCCGCACCGATCCGCGGGACGCGGCGTTCCTGGACAGACTGGTCGCCGACTGCGCCGCCGCCGCTGTGGAGATCCAGCGTCCGGCCGAGGTCCTGGCCTGGAAGTACCGCAAGCTGCTGGCCAACCTCGGCAACGGGGTGCAGGCCCTGCTCGGCGACGGCGACCCCGAGGTCAAGCGGTTCGTCGGACTGGCCCGGGACGAGGCCCTCGCCGTCCTCGCCGCCGCCGACATCGAGCCGGTGGACCCGGACGAGCAACGCGCCGGCGTCGGGGGCAAGACGGACCCGAAGCCCATCCCCGGGCAGCCCGCGGGCATGGGCGGATCGTCCTGGCAGTCGCTGGCCCGCGGTACCGGGAGCATCGAGACCGACTACCTCAACGGCGAGATCGTCCGGCTCGCCCATGTGCACGGGGTGCCCGCCCCGGTGAACACCGTCCTGGCCCGGCTGTGCCGACAGGCCGCGGCCCGCCGCGACGCCCCCGGCTCGGTCACCGCCGACCAGCTCGACGCCGCCCTGGCCCACCCACGTACGGCGTAA
- a CDS encoding FGGY-family carbohydrate kinase, giving the protein MTAGGTTRDDDVWIGLDLGTQSVRALAVTADGTVAGSGSGKLTSHRDGPAHEQDPAQWWEQVVVATRAALQGISPERVRGVAVDATSGTIVLTDPDGRPLTPGIMYDDTRGAAEVDEINAVGAEVWATLGYQRMQPSWALPSLRWLLRQHPELVGTARLAHQSDVITGRLVGRPVAADLSNALKTGANLDDETWPLDVFERLGIPATLLPPLVRTGAFLGEVGSGAAAETGIPVGTPVIAGATDGCAAQLGAGALRIGSWNSVVGTTLVLKGVSHELIRDPLGVVYSHKAPNGDWLPGGASSTGAGAVSRDFPGADLDELGRRAAAFAPTDVLAYPLVSDGERFPFIAPDARGFLLGDPRDDAEHFAAVLQGVAFVERLCFDYLDLLGAPIGGDLIVTGGATRSPFWNQLRADVLGRPLVLPENAEGALGMAVLAASPGREAADVAAEMVRIRATVDPRPEMLGRYDDAYLRLVGELEGRGWLPASVATLARERTGTGR; this is encoded by the coding sequence ATGACCGCCGGTGGCACGACCCGGGACGACGACGTCTGGATCGGACTGGACCTGGGGACGCAGAGCGTCCGGGCGCTGGCGGTGACCGCGGACGGGACCGTCGCCGGCTCGGGCAGCGGCAAGCTGACCAGCCACCGCGACGGACCCGCCCACGAGCAGGACCCGGCGCAGTGGTGGGAGCAGGTGGTCGTGGCCACCCGCGCTGCGCTGCAGGGCATCTCACCGGAGCGGGTGCGGGGCGTCGCCGTGGACGCCACGTCGGGCACCATCGTGCTGACCGACCCGGACGGGCGCCCCCTCACCCCGGGGATCATGTACGACGACACCCGCGGTGCCGCCGAGGTGGACGAGATCAACGCCGTCGGCGCGGAGGTGTGGGCCACGCTCGGCTACCAGCGCATGCAGCCCTCCTGGGCGCTGCCCAGCCTGCGGTGGTTGCTGCGGCAGCACCCCGAGCTGGTCGGCACCGCCCGCCTGGCCCATCAGAGCGACGTGATCACCGGCCGGCTCGTCGGTCGCCCCGTCGCCGCCGATCTGAGCAACGCGCTGAAGACCGGCGCGAACCTCGACGACGAGACCTGGCCGCTGGACGTGTTCGAGCGGCTCGGCATCCCGGCCACGTTGCTGCCCCCGCTGGTGCGCACCGGAGCCTTCCTGGGCGAGGTCGGTTCCGGGGCGGCCGCCGAGACCGGAATCCCCGTCGGCACCCCGGTGATCGCCGGCGCCACCGACGGCTGCGCGGCCCAGCTCGGCGCCGGGGCGCTGCGGATCGGCAGCTGGAACTCCGTGGTCGGCACCACCCTCGTGCTCAAGGGCGTCAGCCACGAGCTCATCCGCGACCCGCTCGGCGTCGTCTACTCCCACAAGGCGCCCAACGGGGACTGGCTGCCCGGCGGGGCGTCCAGCACCGGCGCGGGCGCGGTGTCCCGGGACTTCCCCGGCGCCGACCTGGACGAGCTCGGCCGCCGCGCTGCCGCCTTCGCCCCCACCGACGTGCTCGCCTATCCGCTGGTCTCCGACGGCGAGCGGTTCCCGTTCATCGCCCCGGACGCGCGCGGCTTCCTGCTCGGTGACCCGCGCGACGACGCGGAGCACTTCGCCGCCGTGCTGCAGGGCGTGGCGTTCGTCGAGCGGCTCTGCTTCGACTACCTCGACCTCCTCGGCGCCCCGATCGGCGGCGATCTGATCGTCACCGGTGGCGCGACGCGCAGCCCGTTCTGGAACCAGCTCCGCGCCGACGTGCTCGGTCGGCCCCTGGTCCTGCCGGAGAACGCCGAAGGGGCGCTGGGCATGGCCGTCCTCGCCGCCTCCCCCGGGCGGGAGGCCGCGGATGTCGCCGCGGAGATGGTGCGCATCCGCGCCACCGTCGACCCGCGCCCGGAGATGCTCGGCCGCTACGACGACGCCTACCTGCGGTTGGTCGGTGAGCTCGAGGGGCGGGGCTGGCTGCCCGCGTCCGTCGCAACGCTCGCGCGGGAGCGCACGGGCACCGGGCGGTGA
- a CDS encoding dienelactone hydrolase family protein yields the protein MPHISISAATATAGQQAEQGAYLAVPVPTADRPGPWPGVILVHDAFGPGDDMQEQADWLAAAGYVALMPDLFQGRSWVRCVKGVFQQLAAQRGPVFDRIEAARARLADRADCTGSVGVIGYCMGGGFALVLAGRPGYDVASVNYGPLPRNLDEVLGGACPIVASYGGKDTGLKGAAANLRAAVERVEATADIKEYPDAGHGFINRLKIPSPLPTLMRIAGVGYDHDSAADAKRRILTFFDQHLSLG from the coding sequence ATGCCCCACATCAGCATCTCCGCCGCCACCGCGACCGCCGGCCAGCAGGCGGAACAGGGCGCGTACCTCGCCGTTCCCGTCCCCACCGCCGACCGGCCCGGCCCCTGGCCCGGGGTGATCCTGGTGCACGACGCGTTCGGGCCGGGCGACGACATGCAGGAGCAGGCCGACTGGCTGGCCGCCGCCGGGTACGTCGCACTCATGCCGGATCTGTTCCAGGGCCGGTCATGGGTGCGGTGCGTCAAGGGCGTCTTCCAGCAGCTGGCCGCCCAGCGCGGCCCGGTGTTCGACCGGATCGAGGCGGCCCGGGCTCGACTGGCCGACCGGGCCGACTGCACCGGCTCCGTCGGCGTCATCGGGTACTGCATGGGCGGTGGGTTCGCCCTGGTCCTCGCCGGCCGACCCGGCTACGACGTGGCGAGCGTGAACTACGGCCCGCTGCCCAGGAACCTCGACGAGGTGCTCGGCGGCGCCTGCCCGATCGTGGCCAGCTACGGCGGCAAGGACACCGGCCTCAAGGGCGCCGCGGCGAACCTGCGCGCCGCCGTGGAGCGGGTGGAGGCCACGGCCGACATCAAGGAGTACCCGGACGCCGGGCACGGGTTCATCAACCGGCTGAAGATCCCGTCGCCGCTGCCCACCCTGATGCGCATCGCCGGGGTCGGGTACGACCACGACTCGGCCGCGGACGCCAAGCGCCGCATCCTGACCTTCTTCGACCAGCACCTGTCCCTCGGCTGA
- a CDS encoding NAD-dependent succinate-semialdehyde dehydrogenase → MFATVNPATGEKLAQYDYLTDEQLQDALARTDAAHRSWREVPLDERIAVLHRVADLYRERRDELARLTGLEMGKPFEEAKGEIDIVASIWDYYADHAEDLLREQELSVSGGGRAFIRTKSIGSILGIMPWNYPHYQVARFAAPNLVLGNSVLLKHAENCPQNALVVQELVEQAGGLPDAYLNVFVTTEQVGTILADRRNQGVSLTGSERAGAAVAEIAGRNLKKCVLELGGSDAFILLDTDDMDLAVEKAASGRMYNSGQACNSPKRLIVVEDLYEDFVSGLKQRLTSLRADPDTEMAAVSIGPVASRTAAEQLQEQVDDAVSKGATLHLGGTMSENGSFFSPTLLTDVKPGMRAYREEVFGPVAVVYKVKDEAAAIELANDSDYGLSCDIFSASPERAIAVADQLETGMAWINGISGTQADLPFGGVKKSGYGRELGEYGILEFANKKIFRLPAE, encoded by the coding sequence ATGTTCGCGACCGTGAACCCGGCCACCGGCGAGAAGCTCGCGCAGTACGACTACCTCACCGACGAGCAGCTGCAGGACGCCCTCGCGCGGACCGACGCCGCCCACCGATCCTGGCGGGAGGTGCCCCTGGACGAGCGGATCGCCGTGCTGCACAGGGTCGCCGACCTCTACCGCGAGCGCAGGGACGAGCTGGCCCGTCTCACCGGTCTCGAGATGGGCAAGCCCTTCGAGGAGGCCAAGGGCGAGATCGACATCGTCGCCAGCATCTGGGACTACTACGCCGACCACGCGGAGGATCTGCTGCGTGAGCAGGAGCTGTCCGTCAGCGGCGGCGGCCGGGCGTTCATCCGGACGAAGTCGATCGGCTCGATCCTGGGCATCATGCCGTGGAACTACCCGCACTACCAGGTCGCCCGGTTCGCCGCCCCGAACCTGGTGCTGGGCAACAGCGTCCTGCTCAAGCACGCCGAGAACTGCCCGCAGAACGCGCTCGTCGTGCAGGAGCTCGTGGAGCAGGCCGGCGGCCTGCCCGACGCCTACCTCAACGTCTTCGTCACCACCGAGCAGGTCGGCACGATCCTGGCCGACCGTCGCAACCAGGGCGTGTCCCTGACCGGCAGCGAGCGGGCCGGTGCCGCGGTCGCGGAGATCGCCGGGCGCAACCTGAAGAAGTGCGTGCTGGAGCTGGGCGGCAGCGACGCGTTCATCCTGTTGGACACCGACGACATGGACCTCGCCGTGGAGAAGGCCGCGAGCGGCCGCATGTACAACTCCGGTCAGGCCTGCAACTCCCCGAAGCGGCTCATCGTCGTCGAGGACCTGTACGAGGACTTCGTCTCCGGGCTCAAGCAGCGGCTGACGTCCCTGAGGGCCGATCCAGACACGGAGATGGCCGCGGTGTCCATCGGGCCGGTGGCCTCGCGCACCGCCGCCGAGCAGCTCCAGGAGCAGGTCGACGACGCCGTGTCCAAGGGGGCGACCCTGCACCTGGGCGGCACGATGTCGGAGAACGGTTCGTTCTTCTCCCCGACCCTGCTCACCGACGTCAAGCCGGGGATGCGCGCCTACCGGGAGGAGGTCTTCGGGCCGGTCGCGGTGGTCTACAAGGTCAAGGACGAGGCCGCGGCGATCGAGCTGGCCAACGATTCCGACTACGGACTGAGCTGTGACATCTTCAGCGCCTCCCCGGAGCGGGCGATCGCGGTGGCCGATCAGCTGGAGACCGGCATGGCCTGGATCAACGGCATCTCCGGGACCCAGGCCGACCTCCCCTTCGGTGGGGTCAAGAAGTCCGGCTACGGCCGCGAGCTCGGCGAGTACGGCATCCTCGAGTTCGCGAACAAGAAGATCTTCCGGCTCCCCGCTGAGTGA